A window of the Phaseolus vulgaris cultivar G19833 chromosome 5, P. vulgaris v2.0, whole genome shotgun sequence genome harbors these coding sequences:
- the LOC137835621 gene encoding uncharacterized protein — MVFAQVITALLFALTMARIIPSACQTLEGKVSCTDCTHNYDFSGIMISVKCEGVKNLAMAITEEKGFFKVDLPRDHTKPPSVNCVVKLLGGPNHLYATKKNKVSEIVKGKEKNTYTISTPLSFLTSCPQNTECKATKNQFGSSKTLDFPLPPEWGLAPSSYYLPFPFYPIIGIP; from the exons ATGGTGTTTGCTCAGGTTATCACAGCACTTCTTTTTGCATTGACTATGGCCAGAATTATACCCTCAGCATGCCAAACACTAGAGGGCAAAGTCTCTTGCACTGACTGCACTCACAACTATGATTTCTCTG GCATTATGATCTCAGTGAAGTGTGAAGGTGTAAAAAACCTGGCTATGGCGATAACAGAAGAGAAGGGTTTCTTTAAGGTTGACCTTCCCAGAGACCATACAAAACCTCCCTCGGTGAACTGTGTTGTAAAACTTCTTGGGGGGCCAAATCATCTCTATGCTACAAAGAAGAACAAGGTCTCTGAAATTGTGAagggaaaagagaaaaacacttATACAATCTCCACTCCTCTTAGTTTCTTGACATCTTGTCCTCAAAACACAGAATGCAAGGCTACTAAAAACCAGTTCGGTTCGTCCAAAACCTTGGATTTTCCTCTTCCTCCAGAGTGGGGTTTGGCACCCTCTAGCTACTATCTTCCTTTTCCTTTCTACCCCATCATTGGAATACCTTAG
- the LOC137834395 gene encoding protein S40-7-like yields MDLNDPNRFLNRNLSPKERFLGVPSHGQGFQNPSSSTAATGTEDEDLLEDDVLFSNNDHNNDEEDSAEPSSPTSPIPNNSHSHNHKAFAFGPPDESLGIRAALPENDHTSSNASHFFHHKISVSLSSFSSSSARLIPKPPQHEFSSSSSVKFYQSAPVNSRDLPIRRRREFMEDDAVVVEERLPPHEIVARNSAQRPVMAYSVLEGRGRTLKGRDLRQVRNAVLRQTGFLDD; encoded by the coding sequence ATGGATCTAAACGACCCGAACCGGTTCCTCAACCGTAATCTCTCCCCTAAGGAGCGTTTCCTCGGAGTTCCATCTCATGGGCAGGGGTTCCAAAATCCTTCCTCCAGTACGGCGGCCACCGGCACCGAAGACGAAGACCTACTTGAAGATGACGTTCTTTTCTCCAATAATGACCATAACAACGACGAAGAAGACTCTGCCGAACCCTCTTCTCCTACTTCTCCAATTCCGAACAACTCTCACTCTCATAACCACAAGGCATTCGCCTTCGGTCCCCCGGACGAGTCGTTAGGCATCCGCGCTGCGCTGCCGGAGAACGACCACACCTCCTCCAATGCCTCACACTTCTTCCACCACAAAATATCCGTCTCGCTCTCCTCCTTTTCCTCCTCCTCCGCGCGCCTCATTCCGAAGCCACCGCAGCACGAGttttcctcctcctcctctgtCAAGTTTTACCAGTCCGCACCGGTGAACTCTCGGGATTTGCCGATAAGGAGGCGCCGCGAGTTCATGGAGGATGACGCGGTGGTGGTGGAAGAAAGGCTGCCGCCGCACGAGATTGTGGCGCGGAATTCGGCGCAGAGGCCGGTAATGGCATATTCGGTTCTTGAAGGACGGGGGAGGACGCTGAAGGGGAGAGACTTGCGTCAGGTTCGGAATGCAGTTTTGCGGCAAACAGGTTTTCTCGATGATTGA